CAAATAGCTGGCATTGTGAGAGGATTGGTGCGATCGCCTATACTTGGTCAAGCTCTCTACAAACTCAATACTGCCCCATCTTTATTAAGTTTTATGTATCGCCGTCATGTCTTTACTGACGCGGCTAAAATTACACCGAGTTTCATTGAGAAGAAGTGGCACACAACTCAACAACCAGGAGCGCGATTTGCATCTGCTGCCTTTGTCACTGGTAATCTTGATGCTGTACACGCACAATCTGATTTTTTAGAACTTGTAAAGTCTTTAACTGTACCGCTCATGGTAGTAATTGGAGAATCCAGCCCCCCAAAATCACGAGAAGAAATGAACGCTTTGGTAGCATTACCAGGAGTGAAAAGTTTTGTTATCCCTGGTTCTCTGGGATTGCATGAAGAATACCCAGCAGTTGTTTTAGAAGCAGTTCAAGATTTTTTGTTCTCGTCAGGAAATTAAATCTTCGCACCAAGACGCAAAGATCATTTTGCACCTTGGTGCGAAATGAAAATTAGTTCAAACTATTGCGATTAAGTTTTTGCAAGCGAGAAAGAGAAAGCGCTAGTAGACCGACTATACCAAGACCAAGGACATTTGACGACTCAGGCACAGTCTTGACTTCAAAATCAAAATTGAAAGTGCCAGACTCTTTAAAGGGAATACGGTGATTATCACTGCCTAAATCCACTAGCTTGAATGATGCAGAATAAGTTCCCAGTGGTGCAGCAGCATCAGTCCAAAAGGTAGGGGTGAACGAAAAATCATCACCACTGCCGATTGTGTAGATATCACCGACTGACTTGACAATATCAACGCCTGCTGAATCGCCAATATTCAATCCGCTGCTAATTGACGCTAATTGTAAACCAATATTTGCACCTTCAAGGGACGACTGCCAACGACCATTGGAGCTATTGAATAAATATTGGTTGTCTAATTCTTTGGAAGTTTTTAGCGACGCGATAGGTTCTATTGTCAGATTGCTATATTCCTTATCTGTTGCAGTACTAATCAAGCGACCAGTATAAAACCCTGTACCAGGTAATAATGTTAGCGGCGGTTGTTCTGAGTAAGATTCAGGAATTCGGTTATTTGTATTAGTTGGGTTAATAGTTAGGTTATCTAAAGCACCTGAGTAGCTATAAGTACCAATGCCGTGGAAATGGCTTGATTCCGGCGTGTCTTCATTCCTATGTGCAAAGAGAAGGGTTAAACGATTGTAGTTGGGGTTCTCTAAACCTGCGTATGTCCCTGTAGAGAGAGCCTCCAAACTATCTAATCCAATGTAAAAGCCCGTTTCATCTGAATGATTATGAGTATCATCTGCTTGTGCTGGCGCTAAAGCGGTAGATAAAACCAGTGGCGCAACAACCAAAAAGCTGATTGCAAGAGACGCAGATGCTTGCCCTGTTTGAGTTACTTGCTTTTTCGAGCAGGTAGTGTTTCTTGAAACCACCACGCTTCTCCATCAATCTATAATTTTTCTATGTGATAATGATTATCATGCTTGTTGTAGAATTGTCAATGTACTAACCTGCGACTTCCCGCAGGGTGAGTTGGAATATTCTTATCAGCTACGCCAACTCTTGAATATTTACTACTTATTGCAGATGCATAAAAATAAAATGTTTTGTGATTAAATTATGTGATGATTTTGCTGAAAGCCAAAACAATAGCAAGTTCG
This portion of the Nostoc sp. GT001 genome encodes:
- a CDS encoding all3515 family Zur-repressed PEP-CTERM protein; amino-acid sequence: MVVSRNTTCSKKQVTQTGQASASLAISFLVVAPLVLSTALAPAQADDTHNHSDETGFYIGLDSLEALSTGTYAGLENPNYNRLTLLFAHRNEDTPESSHFHGIGTYSYSGALDNLTINPTNTNNRIPESYSEQPPLTLLPGTGFYTGRLISTATDKEYSNLTIEPIASLKTSKELDNQYLFNSSNGRWQSSLEGANIGLQLASISSGLNIGDSAGVDIVKSVGDIYTIGSGDDFSFTPTFWTDAAAPLGTYSASFKLVDLGSDNHRIPFKESGTFNFDFEVKTVPESSNVLGLGIVGLLALSLSRLQKLNRNSLN